Proteins encoded within one genomic window of Synechococcus sp. PCC 7335:
- a CDS encoding Mo-dependent nitrogenase C-terminal domain-containing protein, with amino-acid sequence MKDTLNILRLIRNWIEDIPVQNEKTAHRIISLIPADCPFERDVKLFHRTIAHIPPMCKLNPLYDQLIMLRFKAMCYLVDECGVDGAAIS; translated from the coding sequence ATGAAAGACACTCTGAATATTCTCAGACTAATACGTAATTGGATTGAAGACATTCCTGTTCAGAACGAAAAAACCGCTCACCGCATCATTTCCCTAATCCCAGCAGACTGCCCGTTTGAGCGTGATGTCAAACTCTTTCACCGTACCATTGCCCACATACCTCCTATGTGCAAGCTCAATCCCCTTTACGACCAGCTCATCATGCTGAGGTTCAAAGCCATGTGTTACTTAGTCGATGAGTGCGGCGTAGACGGTGCAGCAATTTCCTAG
- the gorA gene encoding glutathione-disulfide reductase: protein MTYDFDLFVIGGGSGGIAASRRAASYGAKVAVAEAHQLGGTCVNRGCVPKKLMVYASRFPKAIEESAGYGWKNELGEFNWKTMITAVQNEVDRLNAIYQRMIDSAEVKLYRQYAKLLDAHTVEVGDEKVTAERILIAVGGHPVKPKIPGIEHTMSSDGMFELAKQPKRIVILGGGYIGCEFAGIMNGLGTEVTMVIRKDQILHGFDEDLRDELHEALQKAGIKIFNSSEIVGIEEDESGVLVKIADKDSEEDKDKMHTIVADAVCLSATGREPSLDGLGLENTAVEINQGAIAIDKHCQTADPSIYAIGDCTDRINLTPVAINEGRVFADTLYGGKDRLMSYDYVPSAVFTTPEAASVGITEKDAIEEYGEENIHVFRSRFRSMYYTLPNKDQKTLMKLVVHTESDKVLGAHMVGDHAAEIIQGIAIALKMGATKADFDATVGIHPSSAEEFVTMR from the coding sequence ATGACTTACGACTTTGATCTCTTTGTAATTGGCGGTGGCTCGGGCGGCATTGCGGCTTCTAGGAGAGCAGCTTCTTATGGAGCAAAGGTCGCTGTGGCCGAAGCTCACCAACTAGGTGGCACTTGCGTGAACCGGGGCTGTGTTCCCAAAAAGCTGATGGTATATGCTTCTCGCTTTCCTAAAGCAATAGAAGAATCAGCAGGCTATGGCTGGAAGAATGAACTAGGTGAGTTCAATTGGAAAACCATGATCACAGCCGTTCAAAATGAAGTTGATCGGCTAAACGCTATCTATCAGCGCATGATAGATAGCGCTGAAGTGAAACTATATCGACAATATGCCAAACTGCTAGACGCGCATACAGTAGAAGTCGGTGATGAGAAGGTCACTGCTGAGAGAATTCTAATCGCGGTAGGCGGACATCCGGTGAAGCCAAAAATTCCTGGCATCGAACATACAATGAGCTCTGATGGAATGTTTGAGCTGGCTAAGCAGCCTAAGCGAATAGTGATCTTGGGCGGTGGCTACATCGGCTGCGAGTTTGCCGGGATCATGAACGGCTTAGGCACTGAAGTCACGATGGTCATCCGCAAAGATCAGATCCTACATGGCTTTGATGAAGATCTACGTGACGAACTCCATGAGGCGCTGCAAAAAGCAGGCATCAAAATCTTCAATAGCTCTGAGATCGTGGGGATCGAAGAAGATGAGAGCGGTGTCCTCGTCAAAATTGCAGATAAGGACTCCGAAGAAGATAAAGATAAGATGCATACAATCGTAGCTGACGCAGTATGTCTATCGGCAACAGGTAGGGAACCTAGCCTAGACGGCTTAGGGCTAGAGAATACAGCGGTAGAGATAAACCAAGGCGCGATCGCCATCGACAAACATTGCCAAACTGCAGACCCTAGCATCTACGCCATTGGAGATTGTACCGACCGCATCAATCTCACTCCAGTTGCAATCAATGAAGGCCGCGTCTTTGCCGATACCCTCTATGGTGGAAAAGATCGACTGATGAGTTACGACTATGTTCCTTCTGCCGTCTTTACAACGCCTGAAGCGGCTTCAGTAGGGATCACTGAGAAAGACGCCATTGAAGAGTACGGAGAAGAGAATATTCATGTCTTTCGTTCTCGCTTTCGTTCGATGTATTACACCTTGCCAAATAAAGACCAAAAAACTTTGATGAAGCTTGTTGTGCATACCGAGAGCGACAAAGTATTAGGAGCGCATATGGTAGGCGATCACGCAGCAGAAATTATTCAAGGAATTGCGATCGCTCTGAAGATGGGAGCGACCAAAGCAGACTTTGATGCAACTGTTGGTATTCATCCTAGTTCAGCGGAAGAGTTTGTCACTATGCGCTAA
- a CDS encoding ZIP family metal transporter — MNSVLIGFLASLGAGLATGLGALPVMLPFGLSKKAQGILLGVGGGVMLAATSFSLLIPGTEAAVALGYSKTAAALLMVVGVLLGGVALWIAHTFFPHEHFFKGKEGKESEYFEQIWLFVIAIALHNFPEGLTVGVGVGSGNSGGLALAGGIGLQNIPEGLVVAIALRNLGYSPLYAFSVSTLTGLIEPIGGLLGASLVSFSTALLPWGMAFAAGAMLFVIVDEIIPDIDQKAIGQVGTVGVMVGFVVMMFLDVSLG; from the coding sequence ATGAATAGTGTTCTGATAGGTTTTTTAGCCAGCTTAGGTGCTGGGCTCGCGACCGGCTTAGGCGCCCTACCAGTAATGCTGCCGTTCGGCTTATCGAAAAAAGCGCAGGGCATCTTACTAGGTGTAGGGGGTGGTGTGATGCTGGCAGCAACCTCATTCTCGCTGCTCATTCCAGGTACCGAGGCGGCAGTCGCACTTGGCTATTCAAAAACGGCGGCTGCTCTCTTAATGGTTGTAGGTGTTTTGCTAGGTGGCGTAGCGCTTTGGATAGCCCACACCTTTTTTCCTCATGAACATTTCTTCAAAGGTAAAGAGGGTAAAGAGAGCGAGTACTTCGAGCAAATATGGCTGTTTGTGATTGCGATCGCCCTTCACAATTTTCCTGAGGGACTAACCGTTGGCGTTGGTGTTGGTTCTGGAAACAGTGGCGGTTTGGCGTTAGCCGGTGGCATTGGCCTACAGAATATTCCAGAAGGGTTAGTGGTTGCGATCGCTCTTCGCAACTTAGGCTATAGTCCACTTTATGCTTTTTCTGTCTCTACGCTCACCGGTCTTATCGAACCTATTGGCGGACTGCTAGGTGCTAGTCTCGTCAGCTTTTCAACAGCGCTTCTACCTTGGGGAATGGCCTTTGCCGCTGGGGCTATGCTGTTTGTCATTGTCGATGAAATTATTCCAGATATCGACCAAAAAGCGATCGGGCAAGTAGGCACAGTCGGTGTGATGGTAGGCTTTGTTGTCATGATGTTTCTCGATGTAAGCCTTGGATAA
- a CDS encoding cysteine synthase A, with translation MDIKSGFVGTVGNTPLIRLNSFSEETGCEILGKAEFLNPGGSVKDRAALYIIEQAEKEGTLKPGGTVVEGTAGNTGIGLAHICNAKGYKCVIIIPETQSEEKISLLRTLGADVRTVPAVPYKDENNYVKLSGRLAAETENAIWANQFENLANRQAHYETTGPELWAQTDGKIDGWTAATGTGGTYAGVAMFLKEKNPEARCIVADPMGSGLYSYVKTGEIKPEGSSITEGIGNSRVTGNMEGAPIDDAIQIDDHKALSAIYQLLYKEGLFMGGSVGINVAAAVALAKEMGPGHTIVTILCDGGARYQSKIFNRDWLASKGLWSDEFLPG, from the coding sequence ATGGATATTAAATCGGGTTTTGTAGGTACGGTTGGCAATACACCCTTGATTCGGCTCAATAGCTTTAGCGAAGAAACTGGCTGCGAGATTTTGGGAAAAGCCGAATTTCTAAATCCTGGCGGATCGGTTAAAGATAGGGCGGCGCTGTACATTATCGAACAGGCTGAAAAAGAAGGAACTCTAAAGCCTGGGGGTACGGTTGTCGAAGGGACCGCTGGCAATACTGGGATTGGCCTAGCTCATATCTGTAATGCCAAAGGCTACAAGTGCGTCATCATCATCCCTGAAACGCAGTCGGAAGAGAAAATTAGCTTGCTGCGAACGTTAGGAGCAGACGTACGGACGGTGCCCGCTGTGCCATACAAAGATGAGAATAACTATGTCAAGCTGTCAGGTCGTCTGGCTGCCGAAACCGAAAATGCCATCTGGGCCAACCAGTTTGAGAATCTAGCGAACCGCCAGGCACACTATGAGACTACTGGCCCAGAACTGTGGGCCCAAACTGACGGCAAAATCGATGGCTGGACGGCAGCTACCGGAACAGGCGGAACCTATGCTGGCGTAGCGATGTTCCTGAAAGAAAAGAATCCTGAGGCACGTTGTATCGTGGCAGACCCGATGGGAAGCGGCCTGTATAGCTATGTAAAAACGGGTGAAATCAAGCCAGAAGGCAGTTCAATTACAGAAGGAATTGGCAATAGTCGTGTCACCGGGAACATGGAAGGTGCACCGATTGATGATGCTATTCAAATTGACGACCACAAAGCCTTAAGCGCCATCTATCAGCTCTTGTACAAGGAGGGATTGTTCATGGGCGGCTCTGTGGGGATCAATGTCGCAGCAGCAGTAGCGCTGGCTAAGGAAATGGGACCAGGCCACACGATTGTCACGATTTTGTGCGATGGTGGTGCTCGCTATCAATCCAAAATATTCAACAGGGACTGGCTAGCGTCTAAAGGGCTTTGGTCTGATGAGTTTTTGCCAGGGTAA